One Antennarius striatus isolate MH-2024 chromosome 17, ASM4005453v1, whole genome shotgun sequence genomic window carries:
- the LOC137610520 gene encoding protein AHNAK2-like codes for MCDCFHLAFPNWHAASETGGGRRLRGPEPGTEDDSVCDEPSTFTEEERPRPQGSSPVEEFPDAEKYTDLDKELEAEHDPHCKSGSGKKTKKSGLGSMFEKRSTPKMSKLKEVHTPESEVIVKTTKDGSGEGLVYGGGGKEGIFIKGVVPESPASKSLGLKEGDQVLSATVYFDNMSYEDAIQILDHAQAYKVKLCLKRKPDITETEPVMESDIIPEEELDAPEMREQGKTKRRGDARISWPKFPSFGKGRKSRFTRSHSSSEADEQRKLELSPTTSDTESPIKTQEALKGKKRHKIKLSALTKSGRMSPSEEQCLESPSGETPEDYTLEELKVVEDLSLDQNLTKPQIVELININSSVKTTDLTVALAEKQSQSAVKSPDGKKKKKEKSEFKIKILGKDKLHKKETKARSSPKRLKTLGASIEIADQPETEKSDFIPSSESQSKLQGDPLKIDPNIEIISSEKSKVISEISMPKVELDVDVPFLSRSPRKSEEKMKKFDVKQEDMKTGPSIKLPKIGFSDIAVDETIQKMNANADIQIEQHTTQGPDRKDPYEQLSSRTQLPKREEIEIPGMEDISLRTTAKGRKDPKARSMGRCEEPQAETVQLLIDVDSVKEAVSKLPGYKLPKVDTEGVPIPEEITVIDANAQRISVKTPTKVVDSKIKCETHFTKFDITASPDSSKTAMKLPKIAPGDSTSQELFETEVDLKTNMKHKPKMKQSDVQIKTEVCKREDIVIPGKESAEDGIILQMKVTDKTVSPKESERKSRKAKITSSGFGIAKPNIKIPDIGIDLPKQNISRQKDGTLKEETIVIQEVKTGTGKDEGQIGGAISDVKIPGIDGIEYIDSTGGSPAKTDGGIPFTGFGVSLDVTKPNTDVYIPGVKIEEKDIDGQEYTMKLPKREALTAGITATVDTDEHLDIDRKEVKKNVKEGKGSKFKMPHIGISMPKVKGPKIDLSSSKRDVDVERPELEIKSLQPEGEFGKLEIAVPDVRGPEAELSFSQKDSDVPKLRSQTKIPDDPKIHVDFKQQEHQAYIDVHRSGKFKIPKFGILLPKRLG; via the exons gaggCGGGCGGCGGCTGAGAGGACCAGAGCCTGGGACAGAAGACGACTCG GTGTGTGACGAGCCGTCCACGttcacagaggaggagagaccCCGTCCTCAGGGATCGTCCCCCGTCGAGGAGTTTCCTGACGCTGAAAAATACACCGACCTCGACAAAGAG TTGGAGGCAGAGCATGACCCACACTGCAAAAGTGGgagtggaaagaaaacaaagaagtcTGGGCTGGGTTCCATGTTTGAGAAGCGCTCAACTCCAAAGATGAGTAAACTGAAG GAAGTTCACACCCCTGAGAGTGAGGTGATAGTGAAGACAACCAAAGATGGAAGTGGGGAGGGTCTGGTTTATGGAGGAGGGGGCAAAGAGGGGATCTTCATTAAAGGCGTGGTCCCGGAGTCACCTGCCTCCAAAAGTCTGGGTCTGAAAGAAG GTGATCAGGTTCTGAGCGCCACTGTGTATTTTGACAACATGTCGTACGAGGATGCCATTCAGATTTTGGATCATGCTCAGGCTTACAAAGTGAAGCTATGCCTGAAACGCAAACCAGACATCACCGAGACCGAACCTGTCATGGAATCCGACATCATCCCT GAGGAAGAGCTTGACGCTCCAGAGATGAGGGAGCAAGGAAAGACCAAAAGGCGTGGTGATGCACGCATTTCATGGCCCAAGTTCCCCTCCTTTGGAAAAGGACGGAAGTCCCGCTTTACGAGATCTCACAGTTCCTCAGAGGCTGACGAGCAGAGAAAGCTTGAGCTTAGCCCGACCACAAGCGACACAGAGTCACCCATAAAAACTCAGGAAGCTCTTAAAGGCAAGAAGAGGCATAAAATAAAGCTTTCTGCTTTGACGAAGTCTGGTCGCATGAGTCCATCTGAAGAACAGTGCCTTGAAAGCCCCTCAGGAGAAACTCCAGAAGACTATACACTAGAGGAACTGAAAGTAGTGGAAGACTTAAGTCTTGACCAAAACCTGACCAAACCACAAATTGTGGAACTCATCAATATAAATAGCTCTGTTAAAACAACGGATCTAACTGTGGCCCTGGCAGAGAAACAAAGTCAATCTGCTGTCAAGTCCCCCGACggcaagaaaaagaagaaagaaaagtctgaattcaaaattaaaattttgggAAAGGACAAATTacacaagaaagaaacaaaagcaaGGTCATCCCCCAAACGGCTGAAAACTCTTGGTGCAAGTATTGAGATAGCAGATCAACCTGAAACTGAAAAATCGGATTTCATCCCAAGTTCTGAGTCGCAGAGTAAACTACAGGGAGATCCACTCAAGATCGATCCCAATATTGAAATAATCAGCAGTGAGAAGTCAAAGGTCATTTCAGAAATAAGTATGCCCAAAGTGGAGCTGGACGTTGATGTTCCATTCCTGAGCAGGTCTCCAcgaaaaagtgaagaaaaaatgaagaaatttgACGTTAAGCaagaagacatgaaaacagGACCATCAATCAAGCTGCCCAAAATAGGCTTCAGTGACATTGCCGTTGATGAAACCAtacaaaaaatgaatgcaaacgCTGATATCCAAATTGAGCAGCACACAACACAAGGACCAGACAGGAAAGATCCTTATGAGCAACTGTCATCCAGGACACAACTTCCCAAGCGAGAAGAAATTGAGATTCCAGGTATGGAGGACATCTCCTTGAGGACCACAGCCAAAGGACGTAAAGATCCCAAAGCTCGTTCAATGGGGCGATGTGAAGAACCTCAAGCTGAAACTGTACAGCTACTAATTGATGTTGATAGTGTGAAAGAGGCGGTCTCAAAATTGCCTGGATATAAGTTGCCAAAAGTCGACACAGAAGGAGTACCtattccagaagaaattactgTGATAGACGCAAACGCACAACGAATATCAGTGAAAACACCGACCAAAGTTGTagacagcaaaataaaatgtgagacACATTTCACTAAGTTTGACATCACTGCCTCTCCAGACAGCTCCAAGACAGCAATGAAACTACCAAAGATCGCACCTGGAGATTCAACctcacaagaactttttgagaCCGAGGTAGATTTAAAAActaacatgaaacacaaacctAAGATGAAACAAAGCGATGTGCAGATTAAAACGGAGGTCTGTAAAAGAGAAGATATTGTAATACCTGGGAAAGAAAGTGCAGAAGATGGGATTATCCTTCAGATGAAAGTCACTGACAAAACAGTCAGTCCTAAAGAATCTGAAAGGAAATCGAGGAAGGCAAAGATAACAAGCTCTGGCTTTGGGATTGCAAAGCCAAACATTAAAATACCTGATATTGGAATTGATTtgccaaaacaaaacatctctaGGCAAAAAGATGGCACTCTTAAGGAAGAAACGATTGTTATCCAAGAAGTAAAAACTGGAACAGGGAAAGACGAGGGGCAGATTGGAGGAGCCATATCTGATGTCAAAATACCTGGAATCGATGGCATTGAATACATCGACTCAACAGGTGGTTCACCAGCCAAAACAGATGGTGGGATTCCATTCACAGGTTTTGGTGTGAGTCTTGATGTTACAAAACCAAATACTGACGTCTACATTCCAGGAGTCAAAATTGAAGAGAAAGATATTGATGGTCAGGAGTACACCATGAAGCTGCCAAAGCGTGAGGCTCTTACTGCTGGTATCACTGCGACTGTAGATACAGATGAACACTTAGACATTGAcaggaaagaggtgaagaaaaacGTAAAAGAGGGAAAGGGTAGCAAGTTTAAAATGCCACATATCGGCATATCCATGCCAAAGGTGAAAGGACCTAAAATCGATTTGAGCTCATCTAAAAGAGATGTCGATGTCGAAAGACCTGAACTGGAAATCAAATCTCTGCAGCCTGAGGGTGAATTTGGAAAACTGGAAATCGCAGTGCCGGATGTGCGTGGGCCTGAAGCCGAGTTAAGCTTCTCACAGAAGGACAGCGATGTACCAAAGCTCAGGTCCCAAACAAAAATCCCAGACGATCCCAAAATACATGTGGATTTTAAACAACAAGAGCATCAAGCATACATTGATGTGCATCGAAGTGGAAAATTTAAAATACCAAAATTTGGAATACTATTGCCAAAA AGGCTGGGATAG